In a single window of the Orbaceae bacterium lpD04 genome:
- the mdoH gene encoding glucans biosynthesis glucosyltransferase MdoH: protein MNNNADQSMLHSISSRWPNLIKHYTLNIIQNKLYSAPPISRQSIAPHYWNKANKPTRKIPSFSIIATIRRFILLALILVQTFFATTYLASLLPYQGFDELRILQDWQINPTLAMQNALPYLLQFVILSLFAVLFAWISTGFWTALMGIRVILFKHERYTIDIPSDKVTSIDPEHRTALVMPICNEDVARVFAGLKATWQSLKQSGQLSLCDFYILSDTNSADKYANELKLWADLVDELGDAPSIFYRHRERRVKRKSGNIDDFCRRFGNKYQYMIILDADSVMTGECITNMIAMMEQSPNVGIIQAPPKTIRMRTLYGRIQQFANQTYSDIFCSGVHYWQLREAQYWGHNAIIRLKPFIENCILTPFHKRRKSVHIMSHDLVEAALMKQAGWHVMIAYNLEGSYEEVPANIIEDLKRDNRWCMGNLINLNVIFKPGIRFIHRIMFATSAMAYLSSLLWLIFLLCSTLLLLVFNNYQPQYFLHPNQLYPIWPRWNETLAMQLLLATFTLLLIPKIIAGLIVLVKQGPKSVGGIFAFMLSIILEILFSMILAPVKMFFHSKFVIKALFGSKVQWRSPARSDDALTWRETFYSCWPLMLLGIVWLYAVIKLDPQFTTWFIAILIPLIISPLVIKLSSLSSIGLALKRWNIFLTKEETSPNAAITDTDRNLDEMSQRIIHDAFKQVIEQEDLNHLVCALSTRRHLNNAKQKQYREAFFQRISNQQLSDIDEPSKLQIMADPIVLLKLHHDKIGHKS from the coding sequence ATGAATAATAACGCTGATCAAAGCATGCTACATTCCATAAGTAGCCGATGGCCAAATTTGATAAAACATTACACGCTCAATATAATACAAAATAAATTATATTCAGCGCCGCCGATATCAAGGCAATCAATTGCGCCGCATTATTGGAATAAAGCCAATAAACCAACGCGTAAAATACCCTCGTTTAGTATTATCGCAACGATTCGCCGTTTTATTTTGTTAGCATTAATTTTAGTGCAAACCTTTTTTGCAACAACCTATCTAGCCTCACTCCTGCCCTACCAAGGTTTTGATGAGCTGCGCATTTTACAAGATTGGCAAATAAATCCGACACTGGCAATGCAAAATGCGCTGCCTTATTTATTGCAATTTGTAATTTTGAGTTTATTTGCGGTGCTTTTTGCTTGGATCTCAACCGGTTTTTGGACTGCGTTAATGGGGATCAGAGTCATATTATTTAAACATGAACGTTACACAATTGATATTCCAAGCGATAAGGTAACATCGATTGATCCCGAGCATAGAACTGCTTTAGTCATGCCGATTTGTAACGAGGATGTAGCGCGCGTTTTTGCTGGATTAAAAGCGACATGGCAATCGCTAAAACAGAGCGGTCAACTGAGTTTATGTGATTTTTATATCCTCAGTGATACTAACTCGGCAGATAAGTATGCTAATGAATTAAAACTTTGGGCAGATTTAGTTGATGAGCTTGGTGACGCGCCATCAATTTTTTATCGTCACCGCGAGAGGCGTGTAAAACGTAAAAGTGGCAATATTGATGATTTTTGTCGCCGTTTCGGGAATAAATATCAATATATGATTATTCTTGATGCTGATAGCGTTATGACTGGTGAATGCATTACGAATATGATAGCAATGATGGAACAATCACCAAATGTTGGCATTATTCAAGCGCCGCCCAAAACAATTAGAATGCGTACGTTATATGGCCGTATTCAGCAGTTTGCTAACCAAACGTATAGTGATATCTTTTGTAGTGGTGTGCATTATTGGCAGCTTCGTGAAGCGCAGTATTGGGGGCATAATGCCATTATTCGCCTTAAACCGTTTATCGAAAACTGCATCTTAACGCCGTTTCATAAAAGGCGTAAATCTGTTCATATCATGTCTCATGATCTTGTTGAAGCCGCATTAATGAAGCAAGCTGGTTGGCATGTTATGATTGCTTATAATCTAGAAGGTAGCTATGAAGAAGTGCCCGCGAATATTATTGAAGATTTAAAACGAGATAATCGTTGGTGTATGGGCAACTTAATTAATCTTAATGTGATATTTAAACCTGGTATTCGTTTTATCCATCGTATTATGTTTGCAACGAGCGCAATGGCGTATCTATCATCGTTACTATGGCTGATATTTTTGCTGTGCTCAACGCTACTGTTATTGGTTTTTAATAACTATCAGCCACAATATTTTTTACATCCAAACCAACTCTATCCGATCTGGCCAAGGTGGAATGAAACGCTGGCAATGCAGCTACTGTTAGCCACATTTACCTTACTGCTTATTCCTAAAATCATTGCAGGCCTAATTGTATTAGTCAAGCAAGGGCCGAAATCTGTTGGTGGGATCTTTGCGTTTATGCTATCAATTATACTTGAAATTCTATTTTCGATGATCTTAGCACCTGTCAAAATGTTTTTTCATAGTAAATTTGTGATTAAAGCCCTATTTGGTAGTAAAGTTCAATGGCGCTCACCGGCGCGCAGTGATGATGCGTTAACATGGCGCGAGACATTCTATTCTTGTTGGCCTTTAATGTTACTCGGTATTGTTTGGTTATATGCGGTAATTAAACTTGATCCTCAATTTACCACTTGGTTTATTGCGATCTTGATCCCATTGATTATTTCACCGTTAGTGATAAAACTATCGAGCTTATCGTCAATTGGGCTTGCATTAAAACGGTGGAATATTTTCTTAACCAAAGAGGAAACCTCACCGAATGCCGCTATTACAGATACTGATAGAAATCTTGATGAAATGTCGCAGCGCATTATCCATGACGCCTTTAAGCAAGTGATTGAGCAAGAGGATTTAAATCACTTAGTGTGCGCATTATCAACGCGCCGCCATTTAAATAATGCGAAACAAAAACAATACCGTGAGGCATTTTTTCAGCGTATATCAAACCAACAACTTAGTGATATCGATGAACCAAGCAAATTACAAATAATGGCCGATCCAATTGTGCTATTGAAGTTACATCACGATAAAATTGGCCATAAGTCATGA
- a CDS encoding AbgT family transporter, which produces MAGSLPSNKGFLNRIERVGNAMPSITMLFLYALIICWVLSFLLSFVDFNYVNPSTHNKIEVINLFSYQEIVTFLTTIVNNFISFPPLSITIVATLAIGIAEGSGFVNTALKKMLGIISPKMLTPTVAFVGVVAHIVSDSAYVILMPVSALMFYASGRHPLAGIATAFAGLAGGFTASYMPSQIDPILQKFTEHGARLLDPTYNVNVLCNYFFSFGATFGVILVCWFVTAKIVEPWLNKNCPVDTDREIEQNSDVSYIAPNENRGFRYAGLSIIALVVLLAALLYPDNSPFRATGSGSLTSADAPVMQAIVPLLFIFFAVPGLIYGFVAGTFKSSKDVTNSMENILKSLISFIVFCFIAGQFLYSFNHSNVGVLISMAGADFLRSLSMPAWLTIIGMILLSSCINLVITSATSKWAIMAPVMVPMLMAVGISPELTQASFRISAAVNVSTPMFPFYPLILMYCHKYCKNAGVGTLCSMMIPFSIGIWLVLIVTLFVFWGFEIPIGFDSGYTYNVVQTQ; this is translated from the coding sequence ATGGCTGGAAGTCTTCCCTCTAACAAGGGGTTTTTAAATCGTATCGAGCGCGTCGGTAATGCGATGCCAAGTATTACGATGTTATTTTTATATGCACTTATTATTTGTTGGGTTCTTTCGTTTCTACTTTCGTTTGTTGATTTTAATTATGTCAATCCATCGACTCACAACAAAATAGAAGTAATTAATCTGTTTTCTTACCAAGAAATCGTGACATTCCTAACAACGATCGTAAATAACTTTATCAGCTTCCCGCCGTTAAGTATTACCATTGTTGCAACGTTAGCAATTGGTATTGCTGAAGGTAGCGGTTTTGTTAATACCGCATTAAAAAAGATGCTCGGTATTATCTCGCCAAAAATGCTAACCCCAACGGTTGCTTTTGTTGGTGTAGTTGCTCATATTGTTTCTGATTCTGCTTATGTGATTTTAATGCCGGTTTCAGCGTTGATGTTTTATGCCAGCGGCCGCCATCCATTAGCCGGGATCGCAACTGCATTTGCAGGCCTTGCAGGTGGATTTACCGCCAGTTATATGCCATCGCAAATCGATCCAATTTTACAAAAATTTACCGAACATGGCGCAAGGCTATTAGATCCAACCTATAACGTCAATGTGCTTTGTAACTATTTTTTCAGTTTTGGCGCAACATTTGGCGTTATTTTGGTATGTTGGTTTGTAACAGCAAAAATTGTTGAACCTTGGTTAAATAAAAATTGCCCGGTTGATACCGATAGAGAGATCGAACAAAATAGTGATGTCAGTTATATCGCGCCCAATGAAAATAGAGGCTTTCGCTATGCAGGCTTATCTATCATTGCACTCGTTGTTTTATTAGCGGCGTTACTCTACCCAGATAACTCCCCTTTTCGCGCAACGGGCAGTGGCAGCTTAACCAGTGCTGATGCCCCCGTTATGCAGGCAATTGTGCCACTTTTATTTATCTTTTTTGCAGTTCCCGGCTTAATTTATGGCTTTGTTGCCGGTACCTTTAAATCATCAAAAGATGTCACCAACTCAATGGAGAACATCCTCAAATCGCTGATTTCATTTATTGTATTTTGCTTTATTGCTGGGCAGTTTTTATATTCATTTAATCATTCAAATGTTGGCGTATTAATTTCAATGGCCGGCGCAGACTTTTTACGTTCACTAAGCATGCCAGCATGGTTAACCATTATCGGTATGATCCTTTTATCATCATGTATAAACCTTGTTATTACATCAGCAACGTCTAAATGGGCTATTATGGCGCCAGTTATGGTACCGATGTTAATGGCGGTAGGTATTTCGCCTGAATTAACCCAAGCCTCATTTAGGATCAGCGCTGCCGTCAATGTAAGTACGCCGATGTTCCCTTTTTATCCGCTTATTTTGATGTATTGCCATAAATACTGTAAAAATGCGGGCGTTGGTACGCTTTGCTCGATGATGATCCCGTTTTCTATTGGTATTTGGTTAGTCTTAATTGTCACGTTATTTGTTTTCTGGGGATTTGAGATCCCAATTGGTTTTGATAGTGGCTATACCTATAATGTAGTACAAACACAGTAA
- the pepT gene encoding peptidase T: MQLIMQQLQQRFFRYVAITSQSNAAIQTVPSTQGQHLLAKCLASELSEMGIADVHIDEHSVLTAHFKGKNPKAPKIGFVAHLDTVDVGLSPDIKPQVKHFEGENICLNKEQDIWFNVEEHPEIKAYVGDDIIFSDGTSVLGADNKAAITVLMTLMQQVSTHPDNYGDIYVAFVPDEEIGLRGAKVMDLTRFPVDFAYTIDCCQLGEVVYETFNAASVSVKIKGITAHPMSAKNVLVNPIRVAHDFIGCFDRQDTPEHTEGREGYFYVTDLQANPDSAEIKLSIRDFDKKSYEARKSYIGEVVKLIAARHPKAKIEYQVTDVYSNIHDSLGEDKTAIDLIFTAMKSLSITPKVMAMRGGTDGSALSARGIFTPNYFTGAHNFHSYFEFLPMQSFIKSYQLTDLICQLTVSENKD; this comes from the coding sequence ATGCAATTAATTATGCAACAATTACAACAACGTTTTTTTCGTTATGTCGCAATAACCTCACAAAGTAATGCGGCAATTCAAACGGTTCCAAGTACACAAGGGCAGCATTTACTGGCTAAATGCTTAGCAAGTGAGCTCAGCGAGATGGGCATTGCCGATGTTCATATTGATGAGCACAGCGTTTTAACTGCGCATTTTAAAGGTAAAAATCCTAAGGCACCTAAAATTGGTTTTGTTGCACATTTAGATACCGTCGATGTTGGATTATCCCCTGATATCAAACCGCAAGTTAAACATTTCGAAGGTGAAAATATTTGTCTTAATAAAGAGCAAGATATTTGGTTTAATGTTGAAGAGCATCCCGAAATTAAAGCTTATGTCGGTGATGATATTATTTTTAGTGATGGTACAAGTGTACTTGGCGCAGATAATAAAGCGGCAATTACCGTACTCATGACGTTAATGCAGCAAGTTTCAACTCACCCTGATAACTATGGTGATATTTACGTTGCATTTGTTCCTGATGAAGAGATTGGCTTACGTGGCGCTAAAGTTATGGATTTAACGCGTTTTCCGGTCGATTTTGCTTATACAATCGATTGCTGCCAATTAGGTGAAGTGGTTTATGAAACGTTTAATGCCGCGTCAGTTAGCGTTAAAATCAAAGGGATCACAGCTCACCCAATGTCGGCTAAAAATGTGTTAGTTAACCCAATTCGCGTTGCACATGATTTTATTGGCTGCTTTGATAGGCAAGATACGCCAGAGCATACCGAAGGCCGTGAAGGTTATTTTTATGTAACCGATCTACAGGCAAACCCTGATTCAGCAGAAATTAAGTTATCTATCCGTGATTTTGACAAGAAAAGTTACGAAGCAAGAAAAAGCTATATTGGCGAAGTTGTTAAGCTAATTGCCGCCCGTCATCCTAAGGCAAAAATTGAATATCAAGTAACAGATGTGTATAGCAATATTCATGACTCATTAGGTGAAGATAAAACAGCAATTGACCTTATTTTTACGGCAATGAAATCATTATCAATTACGCCAAAAGTGATGGCCATGCGGGGAGGAACCGATGGTTCTGCCCTATCCGCTCGTGGAATTTTCACCCCGAATTATTTTACTGGTGCACATAATTTTCACTCTTATTTTGAGTTTTTACCGATGCAATCTTTTATCAAAAGCTACCAGCTTACTGATTTAATTTGTCAGCTTACGGTTAGTGAAAATAAAGATTAG
- a CDS encoding NAD(P)-dependent alcohol dehydrogenase yields the protein MTAKVLGYGALQAKAKLAPYHFERRAPRVDDVVIEILYCGVCHSDLHHVYGDWATRYPIVPGHEIIGRVTQVGDNVTKFKSGDLVGVGCMVDSCQHCEPCDHGLEQYCEEGNTLTYNSLDRHDHMPTFGGYSENIIVSDKFVLKIPQNMELSSAAPLLCAGITTWSPLKHWKVNQNSRVAVVGLGGLGHMAIKLAKGLGAEVTLFTRSKGKEQDAVRLGADHVILSTDENQMQSAKNRFDLIIDTVPSIHDLNPYIPTLTLDGTIVLVGYLGDLNPFLNTAPMVMGRKSVAGSLIGGIAETQEMLDFCAKHHITSDVEMIDIQYIDKAYERMLKSDVKYRFVIDMASLKKDK from the coding sequence ATGACAGCAAAAGTACTTGGCTATGGTGCGTTACAAGCAAAAGCTAAACTTGCCCCTTATCATTTTGAACGCAGAGCGCCACGCGTTGATGATGTCGTAATTGAAATACTTTATTGTGGTGTGTGTCATTCTGATTTACATCATGTTTATGGTGATTGGGCAACCCGCTATCCTATCGTTCCTGGGCATGAAATCATTGGTCGTGTTACTCAAGTCGGTGACAATGTCACAAAATTTAAATCTGGTGATCTTGTTGGTGTTGGCTGTATGGTTGATTCCTGTCAGCACTGCGAGCCTTGTGATCACGGACTTGAACAATACTGTGAAGAAGGCAATACCTTAACTTATAATAGCTTAGACAGACATGATCACATGCCAACATTTGGTGGTTATTCTGAAAATATTATTGTCAGCGATAAGTTTGTGCTAAAAATTCCACAAAATATGGAACTTAGCAGCGCAGCACCATTACTTTGCGCGGGCATAACAACGTGGTCGCCATTAAAGCACTGGAAAGTTAACCAAAATAGCCGCGTTGCAGTCGTTGGGTTAGGTGGGCTTGGTCATATGGCAATTAAATTAGCCAAAGGGCTTGGCGCTGAAGTAACGCTATTTACGCGCTCTAAAGGCAAAGAGCAAGATGCTGTCCGTTTAGGCGCTGATCATGTAATTTTATCAACTGATGAAAATCAGATGCAGTCAGCTAAAAACCGATTTGACTTAATTATTGATACCGTGCCAAGCATTCATGATTTAAATCCGTATATTCCAACGCTAACGCTTGATGGAACAATTGTTTTAGTTGGTTATTTAGGCGATTTAAATCCATTTTTAAATACGGCGCCAATGGTTATGGGGCGAAAATCTGTTGCGGGCTCTTTAATTGGTGGCATTGCTGAAACACAAGAAATGCTTGATTTTTGTGCGAAACATCATATCACCTCAGATGTTGAAATGATCGACATTCAATATATCGATAAAGCGTATGAGCGTATGTTAAAAAGTGACGTTAAATACCGCTTCGTTATTGATATGGCCTCATTAAAAAAAGATAAATAA
- a CDS encoding NAD(P)/FAD-dependent oxidoreductase, with amino-acid sequence MERIIVVGGGAGGLELVTKLGDKLGRKKRAEIMLIDQNTEHLWKPLLHEIATGALNDQTDHISYLSQAQSHHFSFKQGKLINIDRDNKQVIITDANRAALGYSDADVAINYDVLVIAIGCTSNDFGTPGVKEHAIFLDDQKSAIKLRKILLSTFIRFDMDAPNAAQQSKIKIAIVGGGATGIELASELPNMVNTLKTSGYPNLGEQMLDISLVEAADRISPALPEKVSLGITKTLQNMGVKVLTKTMIVKADNEGLYTKDGQTIAADIIVWAAGVKAPDFLNNIAGLESNRNNQLVVKPTLQSTRDDTIFVIGDSSSCMQDNGKLVSPTAQAAHQMVPVCAYNIEKSMNDLPMKKFKYNDKGIIISLHNTAQGVVSMIGSKGFHAKGCFALLIHRVLYRMHLASLLGICRTVRFTLAARVINKTKSTLSGDK; translated from the coding sequence GTGGAAAGAATTATTGTAGTCGGCGGCGGCGCTGGTGGTTTAGAGCTTGTGACCAAATTAGGCGATAAACTAGGGCGTAAGAAACGAGCAGAAATTATGCTTATCGATCAAAACACGGAGCATCTTTGGAAGCCATTATTACATGAAATCGCGACCGGCGCATTGAATGATCAAACCGATCATATTAGCTATCTTTCCCAAGCTCAAAGCCATCATTTTTCATTTAAGCAAGGTAAATTAATCAATATTGATCGCGATAATAAGCAAGTGATTATTACTGATGCTAATCGCGCAGCACTTGGTTATAGCGATGCAGACGTTGCGATTAATTATGATGTGCTAGTTATTGCAATTGGTTGTACTTCAAATGATTTTGGTACTCCTGGCGTCAAAGAGCATGCTATTTTTCTTGATGATCAAAAAAGCGCGATCAAATTACGCAAAATATTATTATCAACGTTTATCCGTTTCGATATGGATGCACCTAATGCAGCGCAGCAAAGTAAAATCAAAATCGCAATTGTTGGCGGCGGCGCAACGGGGATCGAGTTAGCATCAGAATTACCAAATATGGTTAACACATTAAAAACCAGTGGCTATCCTAACTTAGGTGAGCAGATGCTTGATATTAGCCTTGTTGAAGCGGCTGATCGCATTTCACCTGCATTACCTGAAAAAGTCTCATTAGGGATCACGAAAACCTTACAAAACATGGGCGTAAAAGTATTAACCAAAACCATGATTGTAAAAGCTGACAATGAAGGGCTTTACACTAAAGATGGGCAAACGATTGCTGCTGATATTATTGTTTGGGCTGCAGGCGTTAAAGCACCTGATTTCCTAAATAATATTGCGGGCCTTGAAAGCAACCGTAATAATCAACTCGTTGTTAAACCAACCTTACAAAGTACCCGTGATGATACCATTTTTGTTATTGGTGATAGTTCATCATGTATGCAAGATAACGGTAAGTTAGTATCACCAACGGCGCAAGCAGCTCACCAAATGGTGCCGGTTTGTGCTTATAACATTGAAAAATCAATGAATGATTTACCAATGAAAAAATTTAAGTACAACGATAAAGGGATCATTATTTCATTACATAATACCGCGCAAGGTGTTGTATCAATGATCGGTTCAAAAGGTTTTCATGCTAAAGGGTGCTTTGCACTTTTAATTCATCGCGTTTTATACCGCATGCATTTAGCCTCGTTATTAGGGATTTGTCGCACTGTTCGTTTTACACTTGCGGCGCGAGTTATTAATAAAACGAAATCGACCTTAAGCGGCGATAAATAA